From the Natrarchaeobaculum aegyptiacum genome, one window contains:
- a CDS encoding SPW repeat domain-containing protein, producing MPGRDDEAASPVGDPSADDVDEPGHTEPGEQPDSGTGYGDRDDQGIDRRDDTTQLASEERRRKTVAVSAITAAVGLWVAISVFLLDAATASIWNNVLVGLLVLLAAGYNVYRLSNDVPLSIGVSTLVALLGIWLIVAAALLEMLGGLFWSTLASGLLIAGLAGYNAYEAREAQAVTQPTQ from the coding sequence ATCCCGGGTCGAGACGACGAGGCGGCGTCTCCGGTCGGCGACCCGAGCGCCGACGACGTCGACGAGCCGGGCCACACCGAACCCGGGGAGCAGCCGGACTCCGGGACCGGGTACGGCGACCGCGACGACCAGGGGATCGACCGACGCGACGACACCACCCAGCTCGCCAGCGAGGAACGCCGCCGGAAGACCGTCGCCGTCAGCGCGATCACCGCGGCCGTCGGCCTCTGGGTCGCCATCTCGGTCTTCCTACTCGATGCCGCGACCGCATCCATCTGGAACAACGTGCTCGTCGGCCTGCTCGTCCTGCTCGCCGCCGGCTACAACGTCTACCGGCTCTCGAACGACGTCCCGCTCAGCATCGGCGTCTCCACGCTCGTCGCCCTGCTCGGCATCTGGCTGATCGTCGCCGCCGCCCTGCTCGAGATGCTCGGCGGGCTCTTCTGGAGCACGCTCGCCTCCGGACTGCTGATCGCCGGGCTCGCCGGCTACAACGCCTACGAAGCCCGCGAAGCCCAGGCCGTCACCCAGCCCACGCAGTAA
- a CDS encoding TrmB family transcriptional regulator, whose translation MDDDSAELLAELGLSNYEARAYVTLAEHGAMTADDLAAESGVPRGRVYDVLNGLVDRALVRADDGRPRTYTHVEPTAAVDRLLERRVDELEQRRTSYEHVADRAETTLSALAPDHDGGEGFATSALGDEAARDLLDERFAAADASVRVVVQSLDVGPELRSAAVARIEQLLERGVEVRLLATDFANATETLERLVDDGLEVRVAERVPPQRFILFDDQEVCLEVVNPAADDELLAVVDFRDVDLAASLGRSFDDLWERAAAWNPGGD comes from the coding sequence ATGGACGACGACAGCGCCGAGTTACTGGCCGAACTCGGCCTTTCGAACTACGAGGCCCGGGCCTACGTGACGCTCGCAGAACACGGTGCGATGACCGCAGACGACCTCGCTGCGGAATCGGGTGTCCCGCGTGGCCGAGTCTACGACGTGCTGAACGGGCTCGTCGATCGGGCGCTCGTCAGGGCCGACGACGGCCGCCCGCGAACGTACACCCACGTCGAGCCGACAGCCGCCGTCGACCGGCTGCTCGAGCGCCGGGTAGACGAACTCGAGCAGCGTCGCACGTCGTATGAACACGTCGCAGACCGCGCGGAGACGACGCTCTCTGCGCTCGCTCCAGACCACGACGGCGGCGAGGGGTTCGCGACCAGCGCGCTCGGCGACGAGGCTGCCCGCGACCTGCTCGACGAGCGGTTCGCTGCAGCGGACGCGTCAGTGCGGGTGGTCGTCCAGAGTCTCGACGTCGGGCCGGAACTCCGATCGGCCGCCGTCGCGCGAATCGAACAACTGCTCGAGCGCGGCGTCGAGGTTCGCCTGCTCGCGACCGACTTTGCGAACGCAACGGAGACCCTCGAGCGTCTCGTCGACGACGGGCTCGAGGTTCGCGTGGCCGAACGCGTGCCACCACAGCGGTTCATCCTCTTCGACGACCAGGAGGTCTGTCTCGAGGTGGTGAACCCGGCCGCCGACGACGAACTCCTCGCCGTCGTCGACTTCCGTGACGTCGACCTGGCCGCCAGTCTCGGCCGGAGTTTCGACGATCTCTGGGAGCGGGCGGCGGCGTGGAACCCCGGCGGCGACTGA
- a CDS encoding COG1361 S-layer family protein: MRVNRLATLGVVLLLLAGSPFVGSVSASSTPDFEVYTPENIVEPGEETSFELELRNAASAEEESDTDPGDIPTTEARDVTVTLDGDGGPVEVKSDETPMPTMSAQALFSETFTIAVDEDADAGVHEVDVEIEYTRSTSSGAERSETETETIEVVVADEARFEAGTVTSDLVVGDRGLVAIELENTGADASDAVVRFDSPDENLEALRPVTEDSELETQGSRAYVGDWDAGENRTVVVAMELADDAVARTYPVSATVQFRDEEGVDRTAREVRVGARAAHEQSFAVEQLESDLYVGEDGTVTGNVTNEGPHAVDGAVVVIADRGSVDLVPHFDDRLGPTSNVYPRETHYAVGSLEPGESAPFEFRLGVGSEAEPGPRVLEADVRYRNADGDVRMTNEPVDLTLDVQPDRDEFAVEPVDSTQTLGETRVVKLEVTNRLEETVTDVEANVYTDDPLDDEGDDPLIPVLEPGETATVAVEVSVADDATPQTYPLRVDFRYDDERSNSQLTDTYRVPIEVVEPDDGPISALGLAVALLTLGAATAVGWRYRARLEPYVDGIPYLENLPHAETPERIAALVARLPVGEPSDTLDARSGNGSAGPLADDSNGGSTTDVTQTFDEAAVAPADLLEDDEEAAGDGSAVTDDDRPDPLATEASDRDDTQNRDEEPAERPADVDDT, encoded by the coding sequence ATGAGAGTCAACCGGCTTGCCACCCTGGGAGTCGTCCTGTTGCTGTTGGCCGGGTCCCCCTTCGTCGGTTCCGTCTCTGCCTCGAGTACGCCCGATTTCGAGGTGTACACCCCGGAGAACATCGTCGAACCGGGCGAAGAGACGTCGTTCGAACTCGAGCTTCGGAACGCCGCTTCCGCCGAGGAGGAGTCCGATACCGATCCTGGCGACATCCCGACGACCGAGGCCCGGGACGTGACGGTGACGCTCGACGGTGACGGTGGGCCGGTCGAGGTGAAAAGCGACGAGACGCCGATGCCGACCATGTCGGCCCAGGCGCTGTTCTCGGAGACGTTCACGATCGCCGTCGACGAAGACGCCGACGCTGGCGTCCACGAGGTCGACGTCGAGATCGAGTACACCAGATCGACTTCGAGCGGTGCCGAGCGGTCCGAAACCGAGACCGAGACCATCGAGGTCGTCGTCGCCGACGAAGCCCGGTTCGAGGCGGGTACCGTCACCTCGGACCTCGTCGTCGGCGACCGCGGGCTCGTCGCGATCGAACTCGAGAACACCGGCGCTGACGCCTCCGACGCGGTCGTCAGATTCGACTCGCCCGACGAGAACCTCGAGGCACTCAGACCGGTCACCGAGGATTCGGAACTCGAGACACAGGGGAGTAGGGCCTACGTGGGCGACTGGGACGCCGGTGAGAACCGGACCGTCGTCGTCGCGATGGAACTGGCAGACGACGCCGTTGCGCGAACCTACCCCGTCTCCGCGACGGTCCAGTTCCGCGACGAGGAGGGCGTCGACCGGACCGCCCGAGAGGTCCGGGTCGGCGCACGCGCCGCCCACGAACAGTCGTTCGCCGTCGAGCAGCTCGAGTCCGACCTCTACGTCGGCGAAGACGGCACCGTCACCGGGAACGTGACTAACGAGGGGCCACACGCGGTCGACGGTGCGGTCGTCGTAATCGCCGACAGGGGAAGCGTAGATCTGGTGCCACACTTCGACGATCGGCTCGGTCCGACGTCGAACGTCTACCCGCGAGAGACTCACTACGCCGTCGGTTCCCTCGAGCCCGGCGAGTCGGCACCGTTCGAGTTCCGGCTGGGCGTCGGTAGCGAAGCCGAACCCGGCCCACGCGTGCTCGAGGCCGACGTCAGGTATCGTAACGCCGACGGCGACGTTCGGATGACCAACGAGCCGGTCGACCTCACGCTCGACGTCCAGCCCGACCGCGACGAGTTCGCCGTCGAACCCGTCGACTCGACGCAGACCCTCGGGGAGACCCGCGTCGTAAAACTCGAGGTGACGAACCGGCTCGAGGAGACGGTGACCGACGTCGAGGCGAACGTCTACACCGACGATCCGCTCGACGACGAGGGTGACGACCCCCTGATCCCGGTGCTCGAGCCGGGCGAGACGGCGACGGTCGCCGTCGAGGTCTCGGTCGCCGACGACGCTACGCCCCAGACGTACCCACTGCGGGTCGACTTCCGGTACGACGACGAGCGCTCGAACTCACAGCTCACGGACACCTACCGGGTTCCCATCGAAGTCGTCGAACCCGACGACGGACCCATCTCCGCGCTCGGACTTGCCGTCGCCCTGCTGACACTCGGGGCCGCTACAGCCGTCGGCTGGCGCTACCGCGCCCGCCTCGAGCCCTACGTCGACGGTATCCCCTATCTCGAGAACCTGCCCCACGCGGAGACCCCAGAGCGGATCGCCGCACTGGTCGCCCGCCTGCCCGTCGGCGAGCCATCTGACACACTCGACGCTCGTTCGGGCAACGGCTCGGCCGGTCCACTGGCCGACGACTCGAACGGCGGATCGACCACGGACGTGACCCAGACCTTCGACGAAGCCGCGGTCGCGCCAGCCGACCTGCTCGAGGACGACGAGGAGGCTGCTGGCGATGGCAGTGCTGTCACCGACGACGACAGGCCTGACCCGCTCGCGACCGAGGCGTCGGATCGGGACGACACGCAGAACCGTGACGAAGAGCCGGCCGAACGACCGGCAGACGTCGACGACACCTGA
- a CDS encoding efflux RND transporter permease subunit, translating to MAPPSIERTLAASTRVITERPGTIVVAFLLLTALFAGGFSDIEMEEGLDTFAEGVEAQEAQDQIESEFEPPFESDAPTTQLIQRGENVLTKDALLRLLEFQHHLERGDDYRVEETSSIAEAVVQSIDPTAESREEQIRALEDASDGEVRETIRELSEEPAFTASLSDDFNPDEPYASATIATATHDGGADAEVVQFRVQDAAASMDGEFVVFGGGILDAEFENVIEDSLAIIVPVVIVLILAFLVAAYRDPFDLLLGLVALVMAVIWTFGFTGYAGIQFTDMMIAIPPLLLAIGIDFGIHAVNRYREERVDGAGIHDGMREAATQLLVAFFIVTGTTVIGFGANVTSDLEPIRDFGFVASVGIVFTFLIFGLFLPAAKVWLDDVRATYGLPTFGSSPLGSEDSTLGRVLPVGAHLGNRAPVTMLLVALLVTAGGGAYATTVDTTFEEEDFLPPEELPDYVEAVPGPMAPSEYTATGTINYLEDTFESGEDDEVTVYVEGPIAADHTLESIYRASEDPPETVVTTTDGTAVVAEHESVVDVMHEYAADDVAYARALEANDRSGSGVPDQNVEFLLEELLASEFREDALEYVTEDLDSTRVIYTVEADATQAEVTADAEELADNYRLEATPTGDVVVFHEISELILRSSLLSLGLAIVFTAAFLVAIYHVFEGRASLGIANLVPIVVTVGVLGGTMPLLGIPLNALTGTVLSITIGVGVAYSVHVTHRFVDEYNECGDGYEALLITLQGTGGALTGSMLTTLGGAGSLVLAITPLLGQFGFLMVVSVIYSYLMAVLVLPPTLLLWERFAG from the coding sequence ATGGCCCCACCCTCGATCGAGCGAACGCTCGCGGCGTCCACCCGCGTCATCACGGAGCGACCGGGCACGATCGTGGTCGCGTTCTTGCTCCTGACGGCGCTGTTTGCCGGCGGGTTCAGCGACATCGAGATGGAAGAAGGACTCGACACCTTCGCCGAGGGTGTCGAGGCGCAGGAAGCGCAGGATCAGATCGAATCCGAGTTCGAGCCACCGTTCGAATCTGACGCGCCGACGACCCAGCTCATCCAGCGCGGCGAGAACGTCCTGACGAAAGACGCCCTGCTCCGGCTGCTCGAGTTCCAGCACCACCTCGAACGCGGCGACGACTATCGCGTCGAGGAGACCTCGAGCATCGCTGAGGCGGTCGTCCAGTCGATCGACCCGACCGCGGAGAGTCGCGAGGAGCAGATCCGGGCGCTCGAGGACGCCTCCGACGGCGAGGTTCGTGAAACGATCCGTGAGCTGTCCGAGGAACCGGCGTTCACCGCGTCCCTGAGCGACGACTTCAACCCCGACGAGCCATACGCGTCGGCGACGATCGCGACGGCGACCCACGATGGTGGTGCTGACGCGGAGGTGGTCCAGTTCCGGGTGCAAGACGCCGCCGCGTCGATGGACGGCGAGTTCGTCGTCTTCGGCGGCGGGATCCTCGACGCAGAGTTCGAGAACGTCATCGAGGATTCGCTCGCGATCATCGTCCCGGTGGTGATCGTCCTGATCCTCGCGTTCCTGGTCGCCGCCTACCGCGACCCGTTCGACCTGTTGCTCGGTCTGGTCGCGCTCGTGATGGCAGTGATCTGGACGTTCGGGTTCACCGGCTACGCCGGCATCCAGTTCACCGACATGATGATCGCCATCCCGCCGCTGTTACTGGCGATCGGGATCGACTTCGGCATCCACGCCGTCAACCGCTACCGGGAAGAACGGGTCGACGGCGCCGGCATCCACGACGGAATGCGCGAGGCCGCGACCCAGTTACTGGTCGCCTTCTTCATCGTCACGGGGACGACTGTCATCGGCTTCGGCGCGAACGTCACCAGCGACCTCGAGCCGATCCGGGACTTCGGATTCGTCGCGAGCGTCGGCATCGTCTTTACGTTCCTCATCTTCGGTCTCTTCCTCCCCGCGGCGAAGGTCTGGCTCGACGACGTTCGGGCGACCTACGGTCTCCCGACGTTCGGGTCGTCACCACTCGGCTCTGAAGACTCCACGCTCGGCCGGGTTCTCCCCGTCGGCGCACATCTCGGAAACCGGGCTCCCGTGACGATGTTGCTGGTCGCGCTCCTCGTCACGGCCGGGGGCGGCGCCTACGCCACGACCGTGGACACGACGTTCGAGGAAGAAGACTTCCTCCCGCCGGAAGAGCTCCCGGACTACGTCGAGGCCGTTCCCGGTCCCATGGCTCCCTCGGAGTACACCGCGACCGGGACGATCAACTACCTCGAGGACACCTTCGAGAGCGGCGAAGACGACGAGGTGACGGTCTACGTCGAGGGGCCGATCGCCGCCGATCACACCCTCGAGTCCATCTATCGCGCCAGCGAAGACCCTCCCGAGACGGTCGTCACGACGACCGACGGGACCGCCGTCGTCGCCGAACACGAGAGCGTCGTCGACGTCATGCACGAATACGCCGCCGACGACGTGGCCTACGCTCGCGCACTCGAGGCCAACGATCGGAGCGGCAGCGGCGTTCCCGACCAGAACGTCGAGTTTCTCCTCGAGGAACTGCTCGCTTCCGAGTTCCGCGAGGACGCCCTCGAGTACGTCACCGAGGATCTGGACAGCACCCGGGTGATCTACACCGTCGAAGCCGACGCGACTCAGGCCGAGGTCACCGCCGACGCCGAGGAACTCGCCGACAACTACCGACTCGAGGCGACGCCGACCGGCGACGTCGTCGTCTTCCACGAGATTTCAGAACTCATCCTCCGCTCGTCGTTGCTCAGTCTGGGCCTCGCGATCGTTTTCACCGCGGCGTTTCTCGTGGCTATCTACCACGTTTTCGAGGGGCGAGCCTCGCTCGGAATCGCGAATCTCGTCCCGATCGTGGTCACGGTGGGTGTACTGGGCGGGACGATGCCACTGCTTGGAATCCCGCTGAACGCGCTGACGGGGACCGTGCTCTCGATCACGATCGGCGTCGGCGTCGCCTACTCGGTCCACGTCACTCACCGGTTCGTCGACGAGTACAACGAGTGTGGCGACGGTTACGAGGCGCTACTGATCACGCTACAGGGAACCGGTGGTGCGCTCACCGGGTCGATGCTGACAACCCTCGGCGGGGCCGGGTCGCTCGTGCTGGCGATCACGCCGCTGCTCGGCCAGTTCGGCTTCCTCATGGTGGTCAGCGTCATCTACTCGTACCTCATGGCGGTCCTCGTCTTGCCACCGACGCTGTTGCTCTGGGAGCGGTTCGCAGGGTGA
- a CDS encoding amino acid permease yields the protein MTGGDEELAKDLGLISALAIGIGTMIGAGIFVLPGIAAQEAGPAVVISFVIGGMIAMINAFSVSELGTAMPKAGGAYYYINRALGPLFGSISGMGDWIGLAFASAFYAIGFGGYLADFLDGATVTLPALGEVALLPTIVLGPLVLTDVQVGAVVAGIIFVGVNYIGAKETGGVQTAIVTLLLGILTIFALVGFFSFDWGTVAADGSYFPEGTVTILPGAALVFVSYLGYAKIATVGEELKNPGRNLPIAIIGSVAIVMVIYTILVGILMGLIPHEEFFLETVENAPMSYAAEIVFDYEFAVVGFEIPVLGVGVTSITLGALLATASSANASILASARINFAMGRDKIVTPALNEIHPRFATPYRSIAVTGAMIVVFIIGLGETVEILSSAASVLHLVVYALINASLIVFRETQPPEYDPDFEVPFYPFLPIAGFVLSLALIYFMDPLATLISAVFVVFAVFWYFLYARSKTDLSGILGTYILDRSEEMPDVAVTAASAVQPESDDEYTVVVPVSNPRTESTLLSLASVVAKANGGRVQAVHVVEVPDQTPLEEGSEHLRQIDDESQKLMTQVRERTETLDVPVDVRTVVSHRSFEEVFNVARRENADTVVMGWGPDRHWSAGRVERPLDELTHDLPCDFLVLKDRGLDLERVLVPTAGGPDSVLSAEVARDLRDQVDADLTLLHVVDDERQLEEGKTFLETWAEEQGLEDATIRVDASGSPDEAIAAAAADHTLVILGATERGLLSRLVRGSLAYDVVDDLDTSVVLAERPTSRSLRERLFGR from the coding sequence ATGACGGGCGGAGACGAAGAACTCGCGAAAGACCTCGGTCTGATCTCGGCGCTGGCGATCGGCATCGGGACGATGATCGGCGCCGGGATCTTCGTCCTGCCGGGCATCGCCGCACAGGAGGCGGGTCCTGCCGTCGTTATCTCGTTCGTCATCGGCGGGATGATCGCGATGATCAACGCCTTCTCGGTGAGCGAACTCGGCACGGCGATGCCGAAGGCGGGCGGAGCCTACTACTACATCAATCGTGCCCTCGGGCCACTGTTCGGCTCGATCTCGGGTATGGGCGACTGGATCGGACTCGCCTTCGCGAGTGCGTTCTACGCGATCGGCTTCGGCGGCTACCTCGCAGACTTCCTCGACGGTGCCACCGTTACGCTTCCTGCACTGGGGGAGGTCGCTCTGTTGCCGACGATCGTACTCGGTCCGCTCGTCCTCACTGACGTTCAGGTCGGGGCCGTCGTCGCCGGCATCATCTTCGTCGGCGTGAACTACATCGGGGCCAAAGAGACCGGCGGGGTCCAGACCGCGATCGTTACCCTCCTGCTCGGGATTCTCACGATCTTCGCCCTCGTCGGCTTCTTCTCGTTCGACTGGGGGACAGTCGCCGCCGACGGAAGCTACTTCCCGGAGGGAACGGTCACGATCCTCCCCGGCGCGGCGCTCGTCTTCGTCTCGTACCTCGGTTACGCGAAAATCGCCACCGTCGGCGAGGAACTCAAGAACCCCGGCCGTAACCTCCCGATCGCTATCATCGGCAGCGTGGCGATCGTGATGGTCATCTACACCATCCTCGTCGGCATCCTGATGGGGCTGATCCCCCACGAGGAATTCTTCCTCGAGACCGTCGAGAACGCACCGATGTCCTACGCCGCCGAGATCGTTTTCGACTACGAGTTCGCGGTCGTCGGCTTCGAGATCCCCGTCCTCGGCGTCGGCGTGACGTCGATTACGCTCGGGGCGCTGCTCGCGACCGCCTCCTCGGCCAACGCCTCGATCCTCGCGTCGGCGCGGATCAACTTCGCGATGGGCCGGGACAAGATCGTCACCCCTGCACTCAACGAGATCCACCCGCGATTCGCGACGCCGTACCGATCGATCGCCGTCACCGGGGCCATGATCGTCGTCTTCATCATCGGGCTCGGGGAAACCGTCGAGATCCTCTCGAGTGCCGCGAGCGTCCTCCACCTCGTCGTCTACGCGCTGATCAACGCCTCACTGATCGTCTTTCGCGAGACGCAGCCACCCGAGTACGATCCGGACTTCGAGGTGCCGTTCTACCCGTTCCTGCCGATCGCCGGGTTCGTCCTCTCGCTGGCGCTGATCTACTTCATGGACCCGCTCGCGACACTGATCAGCGCCGTGTTCGTCGTCTTCGCCGTCTTCTGGTACTTCCTCTACGCTCGAAGCAAAACCGACCTGTCTGGAATCCTCGGGACCTACATTCTGGACCGCTCCGAAGAGATGCCGGACGTCGCGGTGACGGCCGCGAGCGCGGTCCAGCCAGAGAGCGACGACGAGTACACCGTGGTCGTGCCGGTCTCGAACCCGAGAACCGAGTCGACGCTCCTCTCGCTGGCGAGCGTCGTCGCGAAGGCCAACGGCGGCCGCGTCCAGGCCGTCCACGTCGTCGAAGTCCCCGACCAGACACCCCTCGAGGAGGGCTCGGAACACCTCCGACAGATCGACGACGAGTCACAGAAACTGATGACACAGGTCCGCGAGCGCACCGAGACGCTCGACGTCCCGGTCGACGTCCGAACCGTCGTCTCCCACCGCTCGTTCGAGGAGGTCTTCAACGTCGCCCGCCGGGAGAACGCAGACACCGTCGTGATGGGCTGGGGGCCGGACCGTCACTGGTCTGCCGGCCGCGTCGAACGCCCGCTCGACGAACTCACCCACGACCTCCCGTGTGACTTCCTCGTGCTCAAAGACCGCGGGCTCGACCTCGAGCGCGTCCTGGTGCCGACCGCGGGCGGCCCCGACTCGGTCCTCAGCGCCGAAGTCGCCCGCGACCTGCGCGATCAGGTCGACGCCGACCTCACCCTCTTGCACGTCGTCGACGACGAACGTCAACTCGAGGAGGGCAAGACCTTCCTCGAGACGTGGGCCGAGGAACAGGGGCTCGAGGACGCGACGATCCGCGTCGACGCCTCCGGGAGCCCGGACGAGGCGATCGCCGCCGCCGCGGCCGACCACACGCTCGTGATCCTCGGGGCGACCGAGCGGGGCCTCCTCTCGCGGCTCGTTCGTGGCTCGCTCGCGTACGACGTGGTCGACGACCTCGACACGTCCGTGGTCCTCGCCGAACGACCGACCTCGCGGTCGCTTCGCGAACGGCTGTTCGGTCGCTGA
- a CDS encoding NOP5/NOP56 family protein — MTDDDAAAGWFVALDPDDPSLESATEAVRDGSASTPRNWPTLAVEAGVADDAEDYYDLLHEATVDATREAVREREAADDRQLVHAVRAMDDCERTANELAERLAEWAGSVDPDAGVGVEYARDLTEREDVPLRIASLAERVVALDDETADLREYVERETPTIAPNLAALAGPVLAARLLSLAGGLEPLAKKPSGTIQVLGAEDALFAHLQGHAPSPKHGIIYVHDAVRGTHPDNRGSAARALAGKLAIAARVDHYSGEMKPELEAELAERIETIQSRTDGSNADADDSSDDEPGGDGDD; from the coding sequence ATGACCGACGACGACGCAGCCGCGGGCTGGTTCGTGGCGCTCGATCCCGACGATCCGAGCCTCGAGTCGGCCACCGAGGCCGTACGCGACGGCTCCGCGTCGACCCCGCGTAACTGGCCGACGCTGGCTGTCGAGGCTGGCGTCGCCGACGACGCCGAGGACTACTACGACCTCCTACACGAGGCGACCGTCGACGCCACCCGTGAGGCCGTCCGTGAACGAGAAGCGGCCGACGACCGCCAGCTCGTCCACGCCGTGCGCGCGATGGACGACTGCGAGCGAACCGCGAACGAACTCGCCGAGCGCCTCGCCGAGTGGGCCGGGTCGGTCGATCCCGACGCTGGCGTCGGCGTCGAGTACGCCCGCGATCTCACAGAGCGTGAGGACGTTCCGCTCCGGATCGCGTCGCTCGCCGAGCGCGTCGTCGCCCTCGACGACGAGACCGCCGACCTGCGCGAGTACGTCGAACGGGAGACGCCCACGATCGCACCGAACCTCGCCGCGCTGGCCGGCCCGGTCCTCGCCGCCAGACTGCTCTCGCTCGCTGGCGGCCTCGAGCCCCTCGCAAAGAAACCGAGTGGGACGATCCAGGTGCTCGGCGCCGAAGACGCGCTGTTCGCCCACTTGCAGGGCCACGCTCCCTCGCCGAAACACGGGATCATCTACGTCCACGACGCGGTCCGGGGAACACACCCGGACAATCGCGGCTCGGCCGCGCGGGCGCTGGCTGGCAAACTCGCCATCGCCGCACGCGTCGACCACTATTCCGGCGAGATGAAGCCCGAACTCGAGGCCGAACTCGCAGAACGGATCGAGACGATTCAGTCGCGGACAGACGGATCGAACGCCGATGCCGACGACTCGAGCGACGACGAACCCGGAGGTGACGGTGATGACTGA
- a CDS encoding fibrillarin-like rRNA/tRNA 2'-O-methyltransferase — MTEPESLPEGVERREIDGQQRLATRGEPVYGEPTEGEWRAWDPTRSKLGAMLELGMDTALEGGDTVCYLGAASGTTVSHVADFAGPTYAVEFAPRPARDLLSVADSRPRLFPLLADARKPETYAHVVEADVDALVQDVATRGQARVALENRQFLADDGRLLLAVKARSEDVTRDPNEVFADVRETLEEGYEVLESRRLDDYHADHLGIVARPRR; from the coding sequence ATGACTGAACCGGAATCGCTCCCCGAGGGCGTCGAACGCCGGGAAATCGACGGCCAGCAGCGACTCGCGACCCGCGGTGAACCCGTCTACGGCGAGCCGACCGAGGGAGAGTGGCGCGCGTGGGACCCCACTCGCTCGAAACTCGGTGCAATGTTGGAACTGGGGATGGACACCGCCCTCGAGGGCGGCGACACCGTCTGCTACCTCGGTGCCGCGAGCGGGACGACGGTGAGCCACGTCGCCGACTTCGCCGGACCGACCTACGCCGTCGAGTTCGCGCCACGACCCGCACGCGACCTGCTCTCGGTCGCCGACTCGAGACCGCGACTGTTCCCCCTGCTCGCCGACGCCCGCAAACCCGAGACCTACGCCCACGTCGTCGAGGCAGACGTCGACGCGCTCGTCCAGGACGTCGCCACGCGCGGGCAGGCGCGGGTCGCTCTCGAGAACCGGCAGTTCCTCGCCGACGACGGTCGCCTCCTGCTGGCAGTCAAGGCCCGCAGCGAGGACGTGACACGTGACCCGAACGAGGTCTTCGCAGACGTTCGCGAGACGCTCGAGGAGGGCTACGAGGTGCTCGAGTCCCGGCGACTCGACGACTATCACGCCGACCACCTGGGGATCGTCGCGCGACCGCGGCGCTGA
- the gnd gene encoding phosphogluconate dehydrogenase (NAD(+)-dependent, decarboxylating), whose protein sequence is MQLGVIGLGRMGQIVVDRVLEAGHDVVAFDLDEEAVATAADGGADPADSLEDLLDRLGDEKRIWLMVPAGEAVDITLSELETHLDEDDVVIDGGNSYFEDSVRRAESCPAAYLDCGTSGGPAGAELGFSLMIGGPEWAYEECTPVFDAVATGPNGHERVGPAGSGHYVKMVHNGVEYALMQAYGEGFELLHEGRYDLDLEQVASVWNNGAVIRSWLLELCEEAFREEGTDLGDVADRIEGGSTGTWTVQEGLEQEVPLPLIYTALGERFGSRADDGRFSRRLANRLRYGFGRHEVQRRD, encoded by the coding sequence ATGCAACTGGGCGTCATCGGACTCGGACGGATGGGACAGATCGTCGTCGACCGCGTGCTCGAGGCGGGCCACGACGTCGTCGCCTTCGACCTCGACGAGGAAGCCGTCGCGACGGCGGCCGATGGGGGCGCGGACCCGGCGGACTCACTCGAGGACCTGCTCGACCGACTCGGCGACGAGAAACGCATCTGGCTCATGGTCCCCGCCGGCGAGGCCGTCGATATCACGCTCTCCGAACTCGAGACCCATCTCGACGAAGACGACGTCGTAATCGACGGTGGAAACTCCTACTTCGAGGATTCGGTCCGCCGGGCCGAGTCCTGCCCCGCGGCCTACCTCGACTGTGGCACCTCCGGCGGCCCCGCAGGTGCGGAACTCGGATTCTCGCTGATGATCGGCGGCCCCGAGTGGGCCTACGAGGAGTGCACGCCGGTCTTCGACGCCGTCGCGACCGGTCCCAACGGCCACGAACGCGTCGGGCCCGCCGGTTCGGGTCACTACGTGAAGATGGTCCACAACGGCGTCGAGTATGCGCTGATGCAGGCCTACGGCGAGGGCTTCGAGCTCCTCCACGAGGGCCGGTACGACCTCGACCTAGAGCAGGTGGCGTCGGTCTGGAACAACGGCGCGGTCATCCGCTCGTGGCTGCTCGAGCTCTGCGAGGAGGCCTTCCGCGAGGAAGGGACCGACCTCGGGGACGTGGCCGACCGCATCGAAGGTGGCTCCACGGGGACGTGGACCGTTCAGGAGGGCCTCGAGCAAGAGGTTCCCCTCCCGTTGATCTACACGGCGCTCGGCGAGCGCTTCGGCTCGCGGGCCGACGACGGCCGGTTCTCGCGGCGACTGGCGAACAGATTGCGGTACGGCTTCGGGCGACACGAAGTGCAGCGACGGGACTGA